The following coding sequences lie in one Meles meles chromosome X, mMelMel3.1 paternal haplotype, whole genome shotgun sequence genomic window:
- the OFD1 gene encoding oral-facial-digital syndrome 1 protein isoform X2: MRPKSDVLGQDELRKKLYQTFKDRGILDTLKTHLRNQLIHELMQPVLSGERQPRSISVEGSALLVDASNCLVADHLQRCGYEYSHSVFFPESGLAKEKVFTMEDLLQLIKINPESSLYKSLISGFDKENKGFLMQFLRELAEYHQSKVSRDMETQTNATFPSKDSLVKKLQLIDDQFADAYPRCPKLESLELKLNAYKREIEQQLREEMCQKFKYFKDTEIAKVKMEEKRKAERELAEFRNELERACQAKSEVLISREKMALERIQKHQEMETREIYAQRQLLLKDIDLLRGREAELKQRMEAFELAQRLEEEKNKGVADALRKKEQDIKGMEQSCDQKLKNELLKYQLELKDDYITRTNRLIEEERKNKEKAIHLQEELTAINSKKEELNRSVNRVKELELELESVRAVSSAVTKQNRLLTEKVKEMSDYSLLKEGKLELQAQNKLLKQQLEETRSENVRLLNRIAQPSPELVVFQKELKKAEDAIAFEHKEFESHKQALQKQLQSEIEHSAQLKAQILDYDDSVKRLTIQVADLKLQLKQTQTALENEVYRKPKQSLIEQSVSRLLSGKTAVPYDADVGGDFLKNPLDRERPMMVIPRITSYPDASTESSSRDSDLEFVASTKARMKELEQETERLEKAFRNYHRRVSQLPAKSPLAAKSPPPLHLLGTLQSIDLSSPQRRTCAEDRVVSEQPLVGTPEEDKSSTSEAWAGSTASRPRRGTASRRLSSTPVPKAKRSLDGEMCLEGLGRSHAADPSPCPDRTPRPSSAESRHSAALHPPPSPPEQASLCPRQMELQDKSEFSNPAKLPLKDNEEFESSFEYAGSAVRPFEADSFHPAGDMPHADAAAAARPVSCHSPGVDQKQMGEQKEEEKTWEEHMKERRQREERRQSERQEALERERRELEKLDQERRMIEESFKIEMEKEISVEEMKGQSVCGENPLEKYMKIIQQDQDQETAEKSSKKVGREASEVDTLPSSDKDESFTGFSHEETDDFW, encoded by the exons ATGCGCCCCAAATCTGACGTGTTGGGTCAAGATGAACTGCGAAAAAAGCTCTACCAGACGTTTAAGGATCGGGGTATACTGGACACGCTCAAG ACACACCTCCGCAACCAGCTAATTCACGAATTGATGCAGCCTGTGTTGAGTGGAGAACGGCAGCCCCGGTCCATTTCAGTGGAAGGGAGTGCCCTCTTAGTGGACGCTTCTAACTGTCTAGTAGCAGATCACTTACAACGATGTGGCTACGAGTATTCACACTCTGTGTTCTTTCCGGAAAGTGGTTTGGCCAAAGAAAAg GTATTTACTATGGAAGATCTGTTACAACTCATTAAAATCAACCCTGAATCCAGTCTCTACAAATCACTG aTTTCAGGATttgataaagaaaacaaag gttttctcaTGCAGTTTTTAAGAGAATTGGCAGAATATCATCAGTCCAAAGTGAGCCGTGATATGGAAACACAGACAAATGCAACATTTCCTAGCAAAGACTCTCTTG TGAAAAAGCTTCAGCTCATTGATGATCAGTTTGCTGATGCTTACCCTCGGTGTCCCAAGTTAGAATCTTTAGAACTAAAGTTAAATGCATATAAGAGAGAAATAGAACAGCAGCTTCGGGAAGAAATGTGTCAAAAG tttaagtattttaaagataCGGAAATAGCAAAAgttaaaatggaagagaaaagaaaggctgAGAGGGAATTAGCTGAGTTCCGGAACGAACTGGAGCGAGCTTGTCAAGCAAAATCTGAAGTCCTCATTTCTCGGGAAAAGATGGCCCTTGAGAGAATTCAGAAGCACCAAgag ATGGAAACCAGAGAAATTTATGCTCAAAGGCAGCTTCTACTAAAAGATATAGATTTGctaagaggcagagaagcagagctgAAGCAGCGAATGGAAGCTTTTGAATT GGCTCAGAggctggaagaggaaaagaataaaggcGTAGCTGACGCACTCAGGAAGAAGGAGCAGGATATAAAGGGCATGGAGCAGAGCTGTGACCAGAAGCTCAAGAACGAACTTCTCAA GTATCAACTTGAACTCAAGGATGACTATATCACCAGAACTAACAGGCTGattgaagaggaaaggaagaataaag AAAAAGCTATACATTTGCAAGAGGAGCTCACAGCTATTAAttcaaaaaaggaagaacttaaTCGTTCAGTAAATCGTGTCAAAGAGCTTGAG CTTGAGCTAGAGTCTGTCAGAGCCGTGTCTTCGGCAGTCACCAAGCAGAACCGTCTGCTGACTGAAAAGGTGAAAGAGATGAGTGACTACTCGCTCCTGAAAGAAGGGAAACTGGAGCTTCAGGCACAAAATAAATTACTGAAACAACAGCTGGAAGAGACCAGAAGTGAAAACGTGCGTCTCCTAAACC GTATAGCTCAGCCGTCTCCCGAGCTGGTGGTTTTTCAGAAAGAACTCAAGAAAGCAGAAGACGCTATCGCATTTGAGCATAAGGAGTTCGAAAGCCACAAGCAGGCTTTGCAGAAACAGCTGCAGAGTGAA ATCGAACATTCTGCACAGCTGAAGGCCCAGATACTTGATTATGACGACTCCGTAAAGAGGTTAACTATACAGGTTGCCGATTTGAAATTGCAACTGAAGCAAACCCAGACAG CGCTCGAGAACGAAGTGTACCGCAAGCCCAAGCAGTCTCTGATCGAGCAGTCGGTCAGCAGACTACTGAGTGGCAAGACGGCGGTGCCTTATGATGCGGATGTAGGCGGGGATTTCTTAAAAAATCCTCTCGACCGGGAAAGGCCGATGATGGTTATACCAAGGATCACAAGTTATCCAGATGCAAGCACAGAGAGCAGTTCCCGTGATTCTGACCTTGAGTTTGTAGCCAGTACCAAGGCCAGGATGAAAGAGCTAGAGCAAGAGACCGAACGTTTGGAGAAGGCTTTCCGAAATTACCATCGAAGAGTTAGTCAACTCCCTGCTAAAAGCCCTTTAGCAGCCAAGAGCCCACCACCCCTGCACTTGCTAGGAACACTCCAGAGCATCGATTTGAGTTCACCCCAAAGACGCACTTGTGCCGAGGACAGAGTTGTCTCTGAGCAGCCTCTGGTGGGCACCCCCGAAGAGGACAAGAGCAGCACCTCGGAGGCGTGGGCGGGCAGCACGGCCTCGCGGCCACGCAGGGGCACTGCCTCCAGACGCCTCTCCTCCACTCCCGTGCCCAAAGCAAAAAGGAGCCTCGATGGTGAAATGTGTCTGGAAG GTCTGGGCCGATCCCATGCGGCTGACCCCAGTCCTTGTCCTGACAGAACGCCCCGGCCTTCATCTGCTGAGTCCAGGCACAGCGCTGCCCTCCACCCGCCGCCCAGCCCTCCAGAGCAGGCCAG TCTTTGTCCAAGACAAATGGAGCTTCAGGACAAAAGTGAATTTTCAAATCCGGCCAAGCTACCTCTTAAGGACAATGAGGAATTTGAGTCATCTTTCGAAT ATGCAGGGAGCGCAGTGAGGCCGTTTGAAGCGGATAGCTTCCATCCCGCCGGCGACATGCCTCACGCGGATGCCGCCGCGGCCGCCAGACCTGTGTCCTGTCACTCCCCGG GCGTGGATCAGAAACAAATGGgagaacagaaggaagaagaaaaaacgTGGGAAGAGCACATGAAAGaacgcaggcagagagaagagagacggCAGAGTGAGCGGCAAGAAGCTTTAGAAAGGGAACGAAGAGAACTAGAAAAACTGGATCAAGAGCGG
- the OFD1 gene encoding oral-facial-digital syndrome 1 protein isoform X1: MRPKSDVLGQDELRKKLYQTFKDRGILDTLKTHLRNQLIHELMQPVLSGERQPRSISVEGSALLVDASNCLVADHLQRCGYEYSHSVFFPESGLAKEKVFTMEDLLQLIKINPESSLYKSLISGFDKENKGFLMQFLRELAEYHQSKVSRDMETQTNATFPSKDSLVKKLQLIDDQFADAYPRCPKLESLELKLNAYKREIEQQLREEMCQKFKYFKDTEIAKVKMEEKRKAERELAEFRNELERACQAKSEVLISREKMALERIQKHQEMETREIYAQRQLLLKDIDLLRGREAELKQRMEAFELAQRLEEEKNKGVADALRKKEQDIKGMEQSCDQKLKNELLKYQLELKDDYITRTNRLIEEERKNKEKAIHLQEELTAINSKKEELNRSVNRVKELELELESVRAVSSAVTKQNRLLTEKVKEMSDYSLLKEGKLELQAQNKLLKQQLEETRSENVRLLNRIAQPSPELVVFQKELKKAEDAIAFEHKEFESHKQALQKQLQSEIEHSAQLKAQILDYDDSVKRLTIQVADLKLQLKQTQTALENEVYRKPKQSLIEQSVSRLLSGKTAVPYDADVGGDFLKNPLDRERPMMVIPRITSYPDASTESSSRDSDLEFVASTKARMKELEQETERLEKAFRNYHRRVSQLPAKSPLAAKSPPPLHLLGTLQSIDLSSPQRRTCAEDRVVSEQPLVGTPEEDKSSTSEAWAGSTASRPRRGTASRRLSSTPVPKAKRSLDGEMCLEGLGRSHAADPSPCPDRTPRPSSAESRHSAALHPPPSPPEQASLCPRQMELQDKSEFSNPAKLPLKDNEEFESSFEYAGSAVRPFEADSFHPAGDMPHADAAAAARPVSCHSPGVDQKQMGEQKEEEKTWEEHMKERRQREERRQSERQEALERERRELEKLDQERRMIEESFKIEMEKEISVEEMKGQSVCGENPLEKYMKIIQQDQDQETAEKSSKKVGREASEVDTLPSSDKDERYGFLSAVFLHKPLRCWCVDQGKCSAI; the protein is encoded by the exons ATGCGCCCCAAATCTGACGTGTTGGGTCAAGATGAACTGCGAAAAAAGCTCTACCAGACGTTTAAGGATCGGGGTATACTGGACACGCTCAAG ACACACCTCCGCAACCAGCTAATTCACGAATTGATGCAGCCTGTGTTGAGTGGAGAACGGCAGCCCCGGTCCATTTCAGTGGAAGGGAGTGCCCTCTTAGTGGACGCTTCTAACTGTCTAGTAGCAGATCACTTACAACGATGTGGCTACGAGTATTCACACTCTGTGTTCTTTCCGGAAAGTGGTTTGGCCAAAGAAAAg GTATTTACTATGGAAGATCTGTTACAACTCATTAAAATCAACCCTGAATCCAGTCTCTACAAATCACTG aTTTCAGGATttgataaagaaaacaaag gttttctcaTGCAGTTTTTAAGAGAATTGGCAGAATATCATCAGTCCAAAGTGAGCCGTGATATGGAAACACAGACAAATGCAACATTTCCTAGCAAAGACTCTCTTG TGAAAAAGCTTCAGCTCATTGATGATCAGTTTGCTGATGCTTACCCTCGGTGTCCCAAGTTAGAATCTTTAGAACTAAAGTTAAATGCATATAAGAGAGAAATAGAACAGCAGCTTCGGGAAGAAATGTGTCAAAAG tttaagtattttaaagataCGGAAATAGCAAAAgttaaaatggaagagaaaagaaaggctgAGAGGGAATTAGCTGAGTTCCGGAACGAACTGGAGCGAGCTTGTCAAGCAAAATCTGAAGTCCTCATTTCTCGGGAAAAGATGGCCCTTGAGAGAATTCAGAAGCACCAAgag ATGGAAACCAGAGAAATTTATGCTCAAAGGCAGCTTCTACTAAAAGATATAGATTTGctaagaggcagagaagcagagctgAAGCAGCGAATGGAAGCTTTTGAATT GGCTCAGAggctggaagaggaaaagaataaaggcGTAGCTGACGCACTCAGGAAGAAGGAGCAGGATATAAAGGGCATGGAGCAGAGCTGTGACCAGAAGCTCAAGAACGAACTTCTCAA GTATCAACTTGAACTCAAGGATGACTATATCACCAGAACTAACAGGCTGattgaagaggaaaggaagaataaag AAAAAGCTATACATTTGCAAGAGGAGCTCACAGCTATTAAttcaaaaaaggaagaacttaaTCGTTCAGTAAATCGTGTCAAAGAGCTTGAG CTTGAGCTAGAGTCTGTCAGAGCCGTGTCTTCGGCAGTCACCAAGCAGAACCGTCTGCTGACTGAAAAGGTGAAAGAGATGAGTGACTACTCGCTCCTGAAAGAAGGGAAACTGGAGCTTCAGGCACAAAATAAATTACTGAAACAACAGCTGGAAGAGACCAGAAGTGAAAACGTGCGTCTCCTAAACC GTATAGCTCAGCCGTCTCCCGAGCTGGTGGTTTTTCAGAAAGAACTCAAGAAAGCAGAAGACGCTATCGCATTTGAGCATAAGGAGTTCGAAAGCCACAAGCAGGCTTTGCAGAAACAGCTGCAGAGTGAA ATCGAACATTCTGCACAGCTGAAGGCCCAGATACTTGATTATGACGACTCCGTAAAGAGGTTAACTATACAGGTTGCCGATTTGAAATTGCAACTGAAGCAAACCCAGACAG CGCTCGAGAACGAAGTGTACCGCAAGCCCAAGCAGTCTCTGATCGAGCAGTCGGTCAGCAGACTACTGAGTGGCAAGACGGCGGTGCCTTATGATGCGGATGTAGGCGGGGATTTCTTAAAAAATCCTCTCGACCGGGAAAGGCCGATGATGGTTATACCAAGGATCACAAGTTATCCAGATGCAAGCACAGAGAGCAGTTCCCGTGATTCTGACCTTGAGTTTGTAGCCAGTACCAAGGCCAGGATGAAAGAGCTAGAGCAAGAGACCGAACGTTTGGAGAAGGCTTTCCGAAATTACCATCGAAGAGTTAGTCAACTCCCTGCTAAAAGCCCTTTAGCAGCCAAGAGCCCACCACCCCTGCACTTGCTAGGAACACTCCAGAGCATCGATTTGAGTTCACCCCAAAGACGCACTTGTGCCGAGGACAGAGTTGTCTCTGAGCAGCCTCTGGTGGGCACCCCCGAAGAGGACAAGAGCAGCACCTCGGAGGCGTGGGCGGGCAGCACGGCCTCGCGGCCACGCAGGGGCACTGCCTCCAGACGCCTCTCCTCCACTCCCGTGCCCAAAGCAAAAAGGAGCCTCGATGGTGAAATGTGTCTGGAAG GTCTGGGCCGATCCCATGCGGCTGACCCCAGTCCTTGTCCTGACAGAACGCCCCGGCCTTCATCTGCTGAGTCCAGGCACAGCGCTGCCCTCCACCCGCCGCCCAGCCCTCCAGAGCAGGCCAG TCTTTGTCCAAGACAAATGGAGCTTCAGGACAAAAGTGAATTTTCAAATCCGGCCAAGCTACCTCTTAAGGACAATGAGGAATTTGAGTCATCTTTCGAAT ATGCAGGGAGCGCAGTGAGGCCGTTTGAAGCGGATAGCTTCCATCCCGCCGGCGACATGCCTCACGCGGATGCCGCCGCGGCCGCCAGACCTGTGTCCTGTCACTCCCCGG GCGTGGATCAGAAACAAATGGgagaacagaaggaagaagaaaaaacgTGGGAAGAGCACATGAAAGaacgcaggcagagagaagagagacggCAGAGTGAGCGGCAAGAAGCTTTAGAAAGGGAACGAAGAGAACTAGAAAAACTGGATCAAGAGCGG